The Streptomyces phaeolivaceus genome has a window encoding:
- a CDS encoding UvrD-helicase domain-containing protein translates to MSGAKVIMADVFGKSYDALDGSVQPLVLQFIMKMQRDPDSNGLNLKPPKGAKDKRVRTARVTDNYRAVLMHYADRIYYLVAVLPHDDAYDFAANILFDINKVTGGIELINLGSLYGTLSGQSKSADGTANTKKPSLFAGVSDADFERLGVHSSIVPALREIHSEDAVLGIVETLPKLARDVILCLADGMSVEQVWEQVSSVAATEDEIDTEDYEAAIERPATKEAFVVTGDIAEFGRILTEPLSAWRIFLHPAQRALAERKTPYRGPARVTGGPGTGKTVVALHRVKALADRLPPGQAILLTTFTTNLANLLKSHLKDLGGAQLLAKVDVRNIDKVAYGTVKESFGPEAPSRLKDSEILNRWIELAQEQPGHHFDGRFLDTEWKQVVLAQDIRSRDEYFVAKRAGRGRRLNRPERAQVWSLIEEFERRLDREKAASVIQLAAQAARIASGWSDEERPYRHIVVDEAQDLHAAHWKLLRALVPEGDDDLFIVGDAHQRIYDNRTSLSAHGINIRGRSKRLTLNYRTTRQILVASLNLLGKVEFDDLDGNPERLRGYGYRSVLSGASPETQGYRTAAEEMTALAQRVEGWQKEGVKPHEIAVVARTHSLANAAVEGLRDAKLDAVKVEDSRVPDPDEGVQVMTMHRIKGLEYRAVAIVGAGAQHMPLPTALTPEAEDRLQYAADLRREQSLLFVSATRAREQLSITWSGRPSQFLEPPKAE, encoded by the coding sequence ATGTCCGGCGCCAAGGTGATCATGGCGGACGTCTTCGGAAAGTCCTATGACGCGCTGGACGGCTCCGTCCAACCGCTGGTGCTGCAGTTCATCATGAAGATGCAGCGCGACCCGGACTCCAACGGCCTCAATCTCAAGCCCCCGAAGGGCGCCAAAGACAAGAGAGTCCGCACCGCACGCGTCACCGACAACTACCGTGCCGTGCTCATGCACTACGCCGACCGCATCTACTACCTGGTCGCCGTCCTGCCGCACGACGACGCCTACGATTTCGCCGCCAACATCCTCTTCGACATCAATAAGGTCACCGGCGGCATCGAGCTGATCAACCTTGGCAGCCTGTACGGAACCCTGAGCGGGCAGTCGAAGAGCGCGGACGGCACCGCGAACACGAAGAAGCCATCACTGTTCGCTGGCGTCTCCGACGCCGACTTCGAACGCCTCGGCGTCCATTCCTCCATCGTCCCGGCGCTCCGCGAGATCCACAGCGAGGACGCCGTCCTGGGGATCGTCGAGACACTTCCGAAACTGGCCCGCGACGTCATCCTGTGCCTCGCTGACGGCATGTCCGTCGAGCAGGTCTGGGAGCAGGTCAGCTCCGTCGCGGCCACCGAAGACGAGATCGACACCGAGGACTACGAGGCTGCCATCGAGCGCCCAGCCACCAAGGAAGCCTTCGTGGTCACCGGCGACATCGCCGAGTTCGGACGCATCCTGACCGAACCGCTCTCCGCCTGGCGGATCTTCCTCCACCCCGCTCAGCGGGCCCTGGCCGAACGGAAGACCCCGTACAGAGGCCCCGCACGCGTCACCGGAGGCCCTGGCACCGGCAAGACCGTGGTGGCACTCCACCGCGTCAAGGCCCTCGCCGATCGCCTGCCGCCTGGCCAGGCCATATTGCTGACCACCTTCACCACCAACCTCGCCAATCTGCTCAAGTCCCACCTCAAGGACCTCGGCGGGGCTCAGCTGCTGGCCAAGGTCGACGTCCGCAACATCGACAAGGTCGCCTATGGCACGGTGAAGGAGAGCTTCGGGCCCGAGGCACCGAGCAGGCTCAAGGACAGCGAAATCCTCAACCGCTGGATCGAACTCGCTCAGGAACAGCCCGGACACCACTTCGACGGCCGCTTCCTCGACACCGAGTGGAAGCAGGTCGTCCTCGCCCAGGACATCCGCAGCCGCGACGAGTACTTCGTCGCCAAGCGCGCAGGTCGTGGCCGACGGCTCAACCGCCCTGAACGCGCTCAAGTCTGGTCCCTCATCGAGGAGTTTGAGCGCCGTCTCGACCGCGAGAAGGCTGCGAGCGTCATCCAGCTCGCCGCCCAGGCAGCCCGGATCGCCTCCGGCTGGTCCGACGAGGAGCGGCCTTACCGGCACATCGTCGTGGACGAGGCACAAGATCTGCATGCCGCTCACTGGAAGCTGCTGCGCGCCCTCGTCCCCGAAGGCGACGACGACCTGTTCATTGTCGGCGACGCGCACCAGAGGATCTACGACAACCGGACATCCCTCAGCGCCCACGGCATCAACATCCGCGGTCGTTCCAAGCGACTGACCCTCAACTACCGGACCACCCGGCAAATCCTCGTGGCCTCCCTGAACCTGCTTGGGAAGGTCGAGTTCGACGACCTCGACGGGAACCCGGAGCGACTGCGCGGATACGGATACCGCTCCGTCCTATCCGGAGCCAGCCCCGAGACGCAGGGTTACCGCACGGCCGCTGAAGAGATGACTGCGCTAGCGCAGCGGGTCGAAGGGTGGCAGAAGGAAGGCGTTAAGCCACACGAGATTGCAGTGGTGGCCCGGACCCACTCGCTGGCCAACGCGGCTGTCGAGGGTCTGCGTGACGCCAAACTCGACGCTGTGAAGGTCGAGGACTCCCGTGTCCCTGATCCCGACGAAGGCGTGCAGGTCATGACCATGCACCGCATCAAGGGACTCGAATACCGCGCCGTTGCCATCGTTGGAGCCGGCGCCCAGCACATGCCGTTGCCCACCGCCCTCACGCCGGAGGCCGAAGACCGCCTGCAGTACGCCGCCGACCTGCGCCGCGAGCAGTCACTGCTCTTCGTCTCCGCAACGCGCGCCCGTGAGCAGCTGTCGATCACTTGGTCGGGGCGGCCCAGCCAGTTCCTGGAGCCTCCCAAGGCCGAGTAA
- a CDS encoding DEAD/DEAH box helicase gives MLPSLVAEDLRRALATYLTTSFALADDDVREELDAFLERPESRLFRGPYLRVRTPFREAKKGWEAALDWHPDELTPYTHQAVAWQRLSSKGGRQPEPTIVTTGTGSGKTESFLVPILDHCARARAAGQRGVKALLLYPMNALADDQARRIDDFLATEEALRDVTAGIYIGGASGPRLASDEDENEPGSYGRDTGSTSLAGDPTVKKLITDREAIRADPPDILLTNYKMLDLLLQRIPDAPLWQSDSLAYVVLDEFHTYDGAQGTDVAMLLRRLGAATGAAREGCPLGDITPVATSATLGGSVPEGPVVEGPERSDRELLLEFAEKVFGTPFPDVALVGEDRLLPKEVVDEPDFLLPSPAPAALAALPDPLDDESALVELARLMLGQPITDPLQVGAKLKQHILVKAILDVAGSTPVTVPEIAREFAQRGGGPAWDEAARSDPGVLELAFARILALISHARSPHPVTGKPVPFLRVEAQLWVREVRRVIRAATAEPHFRWYDDDGPTGDSRPNPANLAIYQPTEVDSVGEIGDREDASRRPVGPPYRRHLPAVYCRHCGRSGWAALSTELEWQQLKTNTLEIYKAAAQKRRPVRWMLRARPDEYPVLHLHAENERLSTNPAQDTVAVVTPQGPLPADNDDECPSCGLGDGMRFLGAGTATLASVATTQMFSERGLAKSERKLLVFTDAVQDATHRAAFIANRSFGFTLRGLLAKHLPPGQPIAVHHLAADAAEAVVMAAGGGKREELASIVPPDLRENPDIQTLLDESNGFSDAGAEMLHSRLVFQTLLEFGLRSRLGRTLELTRTAAVEVDLKELPQLCAELRDRHQRLPGQISLPTDDMAYEVFLRGLVERLRLRGALFHPWLLEYIRQAGARRWPIWGGRPTGMPAFPRGLAAPAFPVSGGIRTTGFDSLTRDNTWFADWGHRTLGCDRREARAVTELAMKLLAQHDLLATYHAEGGALVYGLKPRNVLVYRIDDAASPDENGVNGCGVRCNTCTWRQTVPPGRREQWLGTACLRFRCSGHFVEDDRDYTADYYRRLYTVDRPGDVLTAEHTGALSRERREQVEAAFKNRASAFDPNVLTCTPTLELGIDIGDLSAVLLASMPPGPANYAQRIGRAGRSTGNSLAVTFVPRGNRNHYYLHTPEHMLAGRIIPPDCYLEASEILRRQYLAFLFDRAADRTLWEGTAIPERPMPPRIGELFGPGLAEDGWFRRFLDVATARHVQLSAAFIKLFPAMSEEARQGVQAFAEQELEETVGAAASAWNKRVAALRARMRQIGRAFDALASVSGDPERDKERRQLFAEQRTVRKRRDDLVSENSINALVRLGLLPNYTLHDDATVLDATLWWRNSDGEFDESATDYGRGSRLALTELAPGNIFHTDGYKFIVNGVDLGTGVGGGEDPYALWRFCPECGFVATEETGLDITACPRCKAPQIADPGAVHKVLVPERVVARERREDARLTDERDERERRQFDAIALVDIDKDQPQGLRAWRRISKKKEEKVPPFGVEFARVATIRTINLGPSAAPGSTHVIRGDEMQVPGFETCLECGSVRGVHPQAWDPSAQRVGTRHAYWCTHRDDGVNHEPAEKLLLAHELTTQALRILLPVSTMDLAERLVSFKAALLLGITKHFGGAPDHIRVVTDSMPGDSPELRRRFLVLHDSMPGGTGYLEHLADAQVLHRVLSLAQTALRECPCQKEDQRTPCHRCLLPHVTSSELPHVSLRIAKELLDEILKDWDVEKVDTLSGVRIDQLVESELEDRFVRTLVTWGRREEEDGSVTAKAGQRGIEHELRFTCGETTTRWRMQDHVRMNTAVPSEPDFLLERTDGPTERVAVFLDGFAFHASERVNRIADDAAKRAALRAEGTLVWQLTWDDVTRWAAAVSGAVQGQKVRTSVSPLHTEGALGLARQIHQSLVGEARPDDTLDPALRNPVETLLEFLADPQRAKWARRAAGLLGGFGAVARPQPVDREEIGRALPDILRGAALPTVPQATEAVAFDSRTPGQARITGLLDRRPEPRTGQPAMRAWSALAVLDDRPDAVVDEDHRNRWADWLRWSNLLQFLQSTASDELPCSFHQVAVSTSDQVDPHAVALLTSALPTEGGAPPPLPPRWAEAVEWASSKVEDVLLALVEEARGGRIDVPEVGFEYGDQALLAELAWEDEKVAIFIDADEERDAAFEREGWYVAQADVVNVSELIKKLEGN, from the coding sequence ATGCTGCCCTCTTTGGTTGCCGAGGACCTGCGTCGAGCCCTGGCCACCTACCTGACGACGAGCTTCGCGCTCGCCGACGATGACGTGCGCGAGGAACTTGACGCATTCCTGGAGCGCCCGGAGAGCCGACTGTTCCGTGGGCCGTACCTACGTGTCCGGACGCCCTTCCGCGAAGCCAAGAAGGGATGGGAGGCGGCACTCGACTGGCACCCAGACGAGCTCACGCCGTACACCCACCAGGCCGTAGCCTGGCAACGGCTGTCGTCGAAGGGAGGGCGGCAGCCGGAGCCCACCATCGTCACGACGGGTACCGGGTCGGGTAAGACCGAGTCGTTCCTGGTGCCGATCCTGGATCACTGCGCGAGGGCTCGGGCCGCAGGGCAGCGGGGTGTGAAGGCCCTGCTGCTGTACCCGATGAACGCCCTGGCCGACGACCAGGCGCGTCGCATTGATGACTTCCTCGCTACCGAGGAAGCGCTGAGGGATGTCACGGCCGGCATCTACATCGGCGGTGCATCCGGGCCCCGACTAGCCTCGGACGAGGATGAGAACGAGCCCGGCTCGTACGGCCGTGACACCGGATCGACGTCCCTCGCCGGCGACCCGACGGTCAAGAAGCTGATCACCGACCGGGAGGCGATCCGAGCCGACCCACCGGACATCCTGCTCACGAACTACAAGATGCTCGATCTGCTGCTGCAGCGGATTCCGGATGCTCCGCTGTGGCAGTCCGATTCTTTGGCGTACGTGGTCCTCGATGAGTTCCACACTTACGACGGCGCCCAGGGCACTGACGTGGCCATGCTGCTGCGCCGCCTCGGGGCGGCGACGGGGGCGGCACGTGAGGGGTGTCCGCTCGGTGACATCACGCCGGTGGCGACGTCGGCGACACTGGGTGGGAGCGTGCCCGAGGGGCCGGTCGTGGAGGGGCCCGAGCGGTCGGACCGTGAACTGCTGCTGGAGTTCGCGGAGAAGGTCTTCGGCACACCGTTCCCGGATGTCGCGCTCGTCGGTGAGGACCGGCTGCTGCCCAAGGAAGTGGTGGATGAACCGGACTTCCTGCTTCCCAGCCCGGCTCCCGCTGCCTTGGCCGCGTTGCCTGATCCGCTGGACGATGAGTCAGCCCTTGTGGAGTTGGCGCGGCTCATGCTCGGCCAGCCGATCACCGATCCGTTGCAGGTCGGGGCCAAGCTGAAGCAGCACATCCTGGTCAAGGCGATCCTTGACGTCGCTGGCAGTACACCGGTGACCGTCCCGGAGATCGCTAGGGAGTTCGCGCAGCGCGGTGGCGGTCCGGCTTGGGACGAAGCGGCCCGAAGCGACCCGGGTGTGCTGGAACTCGCCTTTGCGCGGATCCTCGCGCTGATTTCGCATGCTCGCAGTCCGCATCCCGTCACGGGAAAGCCCGTTCCGTTCCTGCGTGTTGAGGCGCAGCTGTGGGTGCGAGAGGTCCGGCGCGTCATTCGGGCGGCGACCGCCGAGCCGCACTTCCGCTGGTACGACGATGACGGTCCGACGGGTGACTCACGCCCGAACCCGGCCAACCTCGCCATCTACCAGCCGACGGAGGTCGACAGCGTCGGCGAGATCGGCGATCGGGAGGACGCGTCGCGTCGCCCCGTGGGGCCGCCGTACCGGCGTCACCTTCCGGCGGTCTACTGCCGTCACTGCGGGCGGTCGGGCTGGGCCGCGCTGTCCACTGAACTGGAGTGGCAGCAGCTGAAGACGAATACGCTGGAGATCTACAAGGCTGCCGCGCAGAAGAGGCGGCCCGTGCGTTGGATGCTGCGGGCCAGGCCGGACGAGTACCCGGTGCTGCACCTGCACGCGGAGAACGAACGGTTGTCGACCAACCCGGCGCAGGACACCGTCGCGGTCGTCACCCCGCAGGGGCCGCTGCCCGCCGACAACGATGACGAGTGCCCCTCATGCGGGCTGGGCGATGGCATGCGCTTCCTCGGCGCCGGCACGGCGACCCTCGCATCGGTGGCCACCACGCAGATGTTCTCGGAGCGGGGACTGGCGAAGAGCGAGCGGAAGCTGTTGGTGTTCACCGACGCGGTGCAGGACGCGACCCATCGGGCTGCGTTTATCGCCAACCGCAGCTTCGGCTTCACGCTTCGAGGTCTCCTCGCCAAGCACCTCCCTCCTGGACAGCCGATCGCGGTGCACCATCTCGCGGCCGATGCCGCCGAGGCCGTTGTTATGGCCGCCGGTGGCGGAAAGCGCGAGGAACTCGCCTCGATCGTTCCCCCAGACCTGCGAGAGAACCCCGACATCCAGACCTTGTTGGATGAGTCGAACGGCTTCAGCGACGCCGGCGCGGAAATGCTCCACAGCCGCCTGGTGTTCCAGACCCTGCTGGAGTTCGGCCTGCGCTCGCGCCTGGGTCGCACGTTGGAGCTGACCCGTACGGCGGCTGTCGAGGTCGATCTCAAGGAACTGCCTCAGCTGTGTGCGGAGTTGAGGGATCGGCATCAGCGTCTCCCCGGGCAGATCTCCTTGCCGACCGATGACATGGCGTACGAGGTCTTCCTGCGGGGCCTGGTCGAACGGCTGCGGTTGCGCGGAGCGTTGTTCCACCCGTGGCTGCTGGAGTACATCCGCCAGGCCGGCGCGCGGCGCTGGCCGATCTGGGGTGGCCGTCCCACTGGCATGCCGGCCTTCCCGCGCGGCCTCGCCGCGCCCGCGTTCCCGGTGTCCGGTGGCATCCGTACAACCGGCTTCGACTCTCTCACCCGGGACAACACCTGGTTCGCGGACTGGGGTCACCGCACACTGGGCTGCGATCGGCGCGAGGCGCGCGCGGTGACCGAGCTGGCCATGAAGCTGCTTGCTCAGCACGATCTATTGGCCACCTACCACGCCGAGGGCGGTGCGCTTGTTTACGGCCTCAAGCCTCGCAACGTCCTCGTCTACCGCATCGACGACGCTGCCTCACCTGACGAGAACGGTGTCAATGGGTGTGGCGTGCGCTGCAACACATGCACGTGGCGGCAGACTGTTCCGCCGGGACGGCGTGAGCAGTGGCTGGGCACCGCGTGCCTGCGGTTCCGATGCTCGGGCCACTTCGTCGAGGACGACCGCGACTACACGGCCGACTACTACCGGCGTCTGTACACCGTCGACCGGCCGGGCGATGTGCTGACCGCCGAACATACGGGTGCGCTGAGCCGGGAGCGGCGTGAGCAGGTCGAGGCCGCGTTCAAGAATCGGGCCTCGGCGTTCGACCCGAACGTACTCACCTGCACACCCACTCTCGAACTCGGCATCGACATCGGCGACTTGTCGGCCGTGTTGCTGGCCTCCATGCCGCCTGGACCCGCCAACTACGCCCAGCGGATCGGCCGAGCGGGACGCAGCACTGGCAACTCCCTGGCAGTGACCTTCGTCCCGCGAGGCAACCGCAACCACTACTACCTGCACACCCCCGAGCACATGCTGGCCGGCCGGATCATCCCGCCGGACTGCTACCTGGAGGCCTCCGAGATCCTGCGCCGCCAGTACCTGGCCTTCCTCTTCGACCGCGCCGCCGACCGCACCCTGTGGGAAGGCACGGCGATCCCCGAGCGCCCCATGCCACCGCGTATTGGTGAGCTCTTCGGGCCGGGGCTGGCCGAAGACGGGTGGTTCCGCCGTTTCCTCGACGTCGCGACCGCCCGCCATGTCCAGCTGTCTGCCGCGTTCATCAAACTCTTCCCCGCGATGAGCGAGGAGGCCCGTCAGGGCGTACAGGCTTTCGCGGAACAGGAGCTGGAGGAGACCGTCGGGGCCGCCGCGAGCGCTTGGAACAAGCGAGTGGCGGCGCTACGCGCGAGGATGCGGCAGATCGGCCGAGCCTTCGACGCCCTGGCGTCCGTCTCCGGAGACCCAGAACGTGACAAGGAGCGGCGTCAGCTCTTCGCCGAGCAACGCACCGTACGCAAACGCCGGGACGACCTCGTCTCGGAGAACTCGATCAATGCTCTGGTGCGGTTGGGCCTCCTGCCCAACTACACCCTCCACGATGACGCGACCGTGCTGGATGCCACCTTGTGGTGGCGGAACAGCGACGGCGAGTTCGACGAGAGCGCTACCGACTACGGGCGTGGCTCACGCCTCGCGCTGACCGAACTGGCGCCCGGCAACATCTTCCACACCGACGGCTATAAGTTCATCGTCAACGGCGTGGACCTTGGCACCGGCGTCGGCGGCGGCGAGGACCCGTACGCCCTGTGGAGGTTCTGCCCCGAGTGCGGATTCGTGGCCACGGAGGAGACTGGCCTCGACATCACTGCCTGCCCACGCTGCAAAGCCCCGCAGATCGCCGACCCGGGAGCCGTCCACAAGGTGCTGGTGCCCGAGCGGGTGGTGGCACGTGAGCGGCGCGAGGACGCACGCCTTACCGACGAGAGGGATGAGCGGGAGCGCAGGCAGTTCGATGCGATCGCTCTGGTCGACATCGACAAGGACCAGCCCCAGGGGCTGAGGGCCTGGCGCCGCATCAGCAAGAAGAAGGAGGAGAAGGTTCCGCCTTTCGGGGTCGAGTTTGCCCGAGTGGCCACGATTCGCACCATCAACCTGGGGCCGTCGGCCGCCCCGGGCTCGACTCATGTGATCCGCGGCGACGAGATGCAGGTCCCTGGCTTCGAGACCTGCCTGGAGTGCGGCTCGGTCCGTGGCGTGCACCCGCAGGCATGGGACCCTTCGGCTCAGCGTGTCGGCACCCGCCATGCGTACTGGTGCACGCATCGCGACGACGGCGTGAACCATGAGCCGGCGGAGAAGCTGCTCCTGGCTCATGAGCTGACCACGCAGGCCCTGCGCATCCTGCTGCCCGTCTCCACGATGGACCTCGCCGAGCGCTTGGTCTCATTCAAAGCGGCCCTGCTCCTGGGCATCACCAAGCACTTCGGCGGAGCCCCCGACCACATCCGCGTGGTCACCGACAGCATGCCTGGCGACAGCCCGGAGCTACGCAGGCGCTTCCTCGTCCTGCATGACTCCATGCCCGGCGGTACCGGCTACCTCGAACACCTCGCGGACGCCCAGGTGCTGCACCGCGTCCTGAGTCTCGCCCAGACGGCGCTTCGGGAGTGTCCATGCCAGAAGGAGGATCAGCGCACCCCCTGCCACCGCTGTCTGTTGCCTCACGTCACCAGCAGCGAGCTTCCGCACGTCTCGCTGCGCATCGCGAAGGAGCTCCTGGACGAGATCCTCAAGGACTGGGACGTCGAGAAGGTCGACACGCTCTCCGGGGTCCGCATTGACCAGCTTGTCGAGAGCGAGCTGGAGGATCGGTTCGTCCGCACGCTGGTCACCTGGGGCCGCCGCGAAGAGGAGGACGGATCGGTCACCGCCAAGGCCGGCCAGCGCGGCATCGAGCATGAACTGCGCTTCACCTGCGGTGAGACCACCACACGCTGGCGTATGCAGGACCACGTGCGGATGAACACCGCCGTGCCCTCTGAGCCCGACTTCCTCCTGGAACGCACCGACGGCCCCACCGAGCGCGTCGCTGTCTTCCTCGACGGTTTCGCTTTCCATGCCAGCGAACGCGTCAATCGCATCGCCGACGACGCGGCCAAGCGGGCCGCCCTTAGAGCCGAAGGCACCCTGGTCTGGCAGCTGACCTGGGACGACGTCACGAGATGGGCGGCGGCCGTCAGTGGCGCGGTTCAGGGGCAGAAGGTTCGCACGTCTGTGTCACCCCTGCACACGGAGGGGGCGCTAGGGCTCGCCCGGCAGATACACCAGAGCCTGGTCGGCGAGGCTCGGCCCGATGACACTCTCGACCCGGCCCTGCGTAATCCGGTGGAGACCCTGCTGGAGTTCCTCGCCGACCCCCAACGGGCCAAATGGGCGCGGCGAGCAGCCGGACTGCTTGGCGGCTTCGGGGCAGTGGCACGCCCGCAGCCGGTGGATCGCGAGGAGATCGGACGAGCCCTCCCCGACATTCTGCGCGGCGCAGCCCTGCCCACCGTGCCCCAGGCCACCGAGGCGGTCGCCTTCGACTCCCGAACCCCCGGTCAGGCGCGGATCACCGGCCTCCTGGACCGCCGACCCGAACCGCGAACCGGGCAGCCAGCCATGCGGGCCTGGTCAGCTCTGGCCGTACTCGACGACCGGCCGGACGCTGTCGTGGACGAGGATCACAGGAACCGTTGGGCGGACTGGTTGCGCTGGTCCAACCTCCTGCAGTTCCTCCAGTCCACCGCCAGCGACGAACTGCCCTGTTCCTTCCACCAGGTCGCGGTATCCACCAGCGATCAGGTGGACCCGCACGCGGTGGCCTTGCTGACCAGCGCGCTGCCCACGGAAGGAGGGGCCCCGCCGCCTCTACCGCCCAGGTGGGCCGAGGCTGTCGAATGGGCTTCGAGCAAGGTCGAGGATGTCCTGCTCGCGCTCGTCGAGGAAGCCCGCGGGGGCCGCATCGACGTGCCCGAGGTCGGCTTCGAGTACGGAGACCAGGCGCTGCTGGCTGAACTGGCCTGGGAAGACGAGAAGGTGGCGATTTTCATCGACGCGGACGAGGAACGAGACGCCGCTTTCGAGCGTGAGGGCTGGTACGTGGCACAGGCTGACGTCGTGAACGTGTCTGAACTCATCAAGAAGTTGGAGGGGAACTGA
- a CDS encoding immunity 49 family protein, with product MTARVARHARPRALDKAALKDLAEDLEGSVDDLGQSPSGFGLAMDETLTLFQARAVLDPDAAELETWEAAVSAMQVGTAAFMAAQATDGVVECRIMDEVRTIAATGPQFYANAGNWLATLWFVIICRDQERMDAMCQVPVELLRASGAHGDEYVYHWVDALQTYWLEHPGLVEKMQAAITASYPEIATIAPRDLLQNVLYQPINLFSHFLRKDHEGFNAALVEALELHKTYWTATAERVADLNGVIALGPLAIACLAYDAGFPIEVESEYLPKELLERSWVGEFET from the coding sequence GTGACGGCGCGTGTAGCGCGACACGCCAGGCCGAGGGCACTGGACAAGGCTGCCCTGAAGGACCTGGCGGAGGACCTGGAAGGCAGTGTCGACGACCTCGGCCAGTCGCCCTCCGGCTTCGGTCTGGCCATGGATGAGACGCTGACCCTATTTCAGGCCCGTGCTGTGCTCGATCCGGATGCGGCGGAGCTGGAAACGTGGGAAGCAGCCGTTTCCGCAATGCAGGTCGGAACAGCTGCTTTCATGGCGGCACAGGCAACGGATGGTGTCGTTGAGTGCCGGATCATGGATGAAGTTCGCACCATTGCGGCGACAGGGCCGCAGTTCTATGCGAATGCGGGTAACTGGCTGGCGACTCTTTGGTTTGTCATCATCTGCCGGGACCAGGAGCGCATGGATGCCATGTGCCAAGTCCCTGTCGAGTTGCTCAGGGCGTCTGGAGCACACGGCGACGAGTACGTCTATCACTGGGTTGACGCGCTTCAAACGTACTGGCTTGAACATCCCGGACTGGTCGAGAAAATGCAGGCGGCGATCACTGCCTCCTACCCCGAGATTGCCACCATCGCGCCACGAGATCTTCTTCAGAACGTCCTGTATCAACCCATCAATCTCTTCTCTCACTTCCTGCGTAAAGATCACGAAGGTTTCAACGCCGCGCTGGTCGAGGCATTGGAACTCCATAAGACGTACTGGACCGCCACCGCGGAACGGGTCGCCGACCTCAACGGGGTCATTGCTCTCGGCCCGCTTGCCATCGCCTGTCTCGCCTACGACGCCGGATTCCCGATCGAAGTCGAGTCCGAGTACCTCCCCAAGGAGCTCCTGGAGCGCTCTTGGGTCGGCGAGTTCGAAACATGA
- a CDS encoding DUF6507 family protein has translation MTGWDIDPAGVRGVLETSGAHAENLSGAGSAAQGNLEEAASAAGMITSQYGPYTSTVGVVGAALGEFLQQWSHDLLYVAKRTSKSLSGAAEATGHYVEGDLTLAANAQREAAKEPKVDLPGQGQ, from the coding sequence GTGACGGGGTGGGACATAGACCCGGCCGGGGTGCGCGGTGTTCTGGAGACGTCGGGTGCGCATGCGGAGAACCTGTCGGGGGCTGGTTCGGCGGCGCAGGGGAATCTGGAGGAGGCCGCCTCGGCGGCTGGGATGATCACCAGCCAGTACGGTCCCTACACCAGCACGGTCGGGGTGGTCGGCGCGGCGCTGGGGGAGTTCCTGCAGCAGTGGAGCCATGACCTGCTCTATGTCGCCAAGCGCACGTCCAAGTCGCTGAGCGGGGCCGCCGAGGCCACCGGGCACTACGTCGAGGGCGACCTGACCCTGGCGGCGAACGCCCAGCGTGAGGCGGCGAAGGAGCCGAAGGTCGACCTGCCCGGACAGGGGCAGTGA